The Paenibacillus macerans genome includes a window with the following:
- a CDS encoding BlaI/MecI/CopY family transcriptional regulator produces MNSIQKMSDAEAEVMRVIWAAEGPVTSQAVLAELNKRKDWKPTTVLTFLSRLTEKGLLRTEKRKKVNFYTPALSEEEYKHLETRAFLDSVHKGSVKNFIAALYDADDIKPQEIEELKKWFSER; encoded by the coding sequence ATGAATTCCATACAAAAAATGTCGGATGCGGAAGCGGAAGTGATGCGTGTTATATGGGCGGCGGAAGGACCGGTAACGTCCCAAGCGGTTCTTGCCGAACTCAACAAGCGGAAGGATTGGAAGCCGACAACCGTCTTGACGTTTTTGAGCCGGTTGACGGAAAAAGGATTGCTGCGGACAGAAAAGCGAAAGAAGGTCAATTTCTACACCCCGGCGCTTAGCGAGGAAGAATATAAGCATCTGGAAACCCGGGCTTTTCTTGATTCGGTACACAAAGGTTCCGTCAAAAATTTTATCGCGGCTTTATACGATGCCGATGATATTAAGCCGCAGGAGATCGAAGAATTGAAAAAATGGTTTTCCGAAAGGTAG